The following coding sequences are from one Clostridioides difficile ATCC 9689 = DSM 1296 window:
- the eno gene encoding phosphopyruvate hydratase, which yields MSVIELVYAREVLDSRGNPTVEVEVVLEDGAMGRAIVPSGASTGAFEAVELRDGDKGRYLGKGVETAVANVNEIIAPEIEGMDAFDQPAIDAIMIELDGTPNKGKLGANAILGVSMAVARAAADEIGLPLFQYLGGVNAKQLPVPMMNILNGGEHADNNVDVQEFMILPVGACCFKEGLRMGAEVFHSLKKVLGEKGLACGVGDEGGFAPNLGSNREALELIVEAITKAGYKPGEDVMLGLDVAATEMYNKETKKYVLAGEGKELTAAEMVALYEDWSNNFPIITIEDGLDEEDWDGWKLLTEKLGNKLQLVGDDLFVTNTERLEKGIENGVANSILVKVNQIGTITETLDAIEMAKRAGYTAVISHRSGETEDSTIADLAVAVNAGQIKTGAPSRTDRVAKYNQLLRIEEMVGEQARYCGLKSFYNLKK from the coding sequence ATGTCAGTTATTGAATTAGTATATGCTAGAGAAGTATTAGACTCAAGAGGAAATCCAACTGTAGAAGTTGAAGTAGTATTAGAAGATGGAGCAATGGGAAGAGCAATAGTTCCATCAGGAGCATCTACAGGAGCTTTTGAAGCTGTTGAATTAAGAGATGGAGATAAGGGAAGATACTTAGGAAAAGGTGTAGAAACAGCTGTTGCTAACGTAAATGAAATAATAGCACCTGAAATAGAAGGAATGGATGCATTTGACCAACCAGCTATAGATGCAATCATGATAGAATTAGATGGAACTCCAAACAAAGGTAAATTAGGAGCTAATGCTATATTAGGTGTTTCAATGGCAGTAGCTAGAGCAGCTGCTGATGAAATAGGTTTACCATTATTCCAATACTTAGGTGGAGTAAATGCTAAACAATTACCTGTTCCAATGATGAACATATTAAACGGTGGAGAGCATGCTGATAACAACGTTGATGTTCAAGAATTTATGATATTACCAGTAGGAGCTTGTTGTTTCAAAGAAGGTTTAAGAATGGGAGCAGAAGTATTCCATTCATTAAAGAAAGTTTTAGGAGAAAAAGGATTAGCTTGTGGTGTAGGTGACGAAGGTGGATTTGCTCCAAACTTAGGTTCAAACAGAGAAGCTTTAGAATTAATAGTTGAAGCTATAACAAAAGCTGGATATAAGCCAGGTGAAGACGTTATGTTAGGTCTTGACGTTGCTGCTACAGAAATGTACAACAAAGAAACTAAAAAATACGTTTTAGCAGGAGAAGGAAAAGAGTTAACGGCTGCTGAAATGGTTGCTTTATATGAAGATTGGTCAAACAACTTCCCAATAATAACTATAGAAGATGGTTTAGACGAAGAAGATTGGGATGGATGGAAATTATTAACTGAAAAATTAGGAAATAAATTACAATTAGTTGGTGACGACTTATTTGTTACTAACACAGAGAGATTAGAAAAAGGAATTGAAAATGGAGTAGCTAACTCTATATTAGTTAAAGTTAATCAAATAGGTACAATAACTGAAACTTTAGATGCTATAGAAATGGCTAAGAGAGCAGGATATACTGCTGTTATATCTCACAGATCAGGAGAAACTGAAGATTCTACTATAGCAGATTTAGCTGTTGCAGTAAATGCTGGTCAAATAAAAACTGGTGCTCCATCAAGAACTGATAGAGTTGCTAAGTACAACCAATTATTAAGAATAGAAGAAATGGTTGGAGAGCAAGCTAGATATTGTGGATTAAAATCTTTCTATAACTTAAAAAAATAG
- a CDS encoding AEC family transporter gives MENLILSINVVLPLFLTMSLGYVLKKLGLFDTHTLNKMNNVCFKSFLPLLLFFNIYNTDLDGSLNFRLMAVAVIIIFSIFLILVFIIPKIEKDNKTRGALIQGVFRSNFVIFGIPVTISLFGDKSIGVTSLLIAVIVPMFNVLSVVILEIFRGGKVNIKHMIKSVLTNPLIIASFIGLTMLILNINIPTFLHKTIGDISKIATPLSLIILGGSFSFSAIKGHINPIILGVCGKLILVPAIFLPISIFLGFRNVELASLMIMLSAPTAVSSFTMAQQMDSDSELAGQIVVFTSGFSIITVFLIIFILKQNNLI, from the coding sequence TTGGAAAATTTAATCCTATCAATAAATGTTGTTCTTCCTTTGTTTCTCACAATGTCACTTGGATATGTTCTAAAAAAATTAGGTCTATTTGATACTCATACTTTAAATAAAATGAATAATGTCTGCTTCAAGTCTTTCTTGCCATTATTATTATTTTTTAATATATACAATACAGATTTAGATGGTTCTCTTAATTTTAGGCTTATGGCTGTAGCTGTTATAATTATTTTTTCAATCTTCTTAATCTTAGTCTTTATTATTCCTAAAATTGAAAAAGATAATAAGACAAGGGGTGCATTAATACAAGGTGTATTTCGTAGCAATTTCGTTATATTTGGTATTCCTGTGACAATTTCACTATTTGGCGATAAGAGTATTGGAGTCACATCTTTATTAATTGCAGTTATTGTACCTATGTTTAATGTATTATCTGTTGTAATTCTTGAAATTTTTAGAGGTGGCAAAGTAAATATAAAACATATGATTAAAAGCGTCTTAACAAATCCACTCATAATCGCCTCTTTTATAGGATTGACAATGCTAATTTTAAATATTAATATACCTACATTTTTACACAAAACTATTGGTGATATTTCTAAAATAGCTACTCCTTTATCACTTATAATTCTAGGTGGCTCTTTTAGTTTTTCTGCTATAAAGGGGCATATAAACCCCATTATATTGGGCGTATGTGGAAAACTTATACTTGTACCTGCTATATTTTTACCAATTAGCATTTTTCTTGGATTTAGAAATGTAGAATTAGCTTCACTTATGATAATGTTATCTGCTCCAACTGCAGTTTCTTCATTTACAATGGCACAACAGATGGATTCTGACAGTGAATTAGCTGGACAAATTGTAGTATTTACTTCTGGATTTTCTATAATTACAGTATTTTTAATAATATTTATTTTAAAGCAGAATAATCTTATTTAA
- a CDS encoding HEAT repeat domain-containing protein produces MEEVIAKIITIENGFKEIENIAKKIVKNNDSKKCYYLSIYLYRSEYYQVRELAVFILGFISVTISEALLFLKDNVSKDENWRVQEILAKSFDYYCSEVGYEKALPVIKEWLNSDSPNIKRAVTEGLRIWTSRDYFKSNPDVAISLLSSLKEDDSEYLRKSVGNALRDISKKYPDLVKKELDSWDISNKKVEFVYKLASKCILAK; encoded by the coding sequence TTGGAAGAAGTAATTGCAAAAATTATTACTATAGAAAATGGATTCAAAGAAATTGAAAACATTGCTAAAAAAATTGTAAAAAATAATGACTCAAAAAAGTGTTATTATCTATCAATCTACTTATATAGGTCAGAATATTATCAAGTAAGAGAATTGGCTGTGTTTATACTTGGTTTTATATCAGTAACTATTTCTGAAGCTTTGTTATTTTTAAAAGATAATGTGAGTAAAGATGAAAACTGGAGAGTACAAGAAATACTAGCTAAATCATTTGATTATTATTGCAGTGAAGTAGGATATGAAAAGGCTCTTCCTGTTATAAAAGAATGGCTTAATTCTGATAGTCCAAACATAAAAAGGGCTGTGACAGAAGGTCTTCGAATTTGGACTAGTAGAGACTATTTTAAATCTAATCCTGACGTTGCTATATCACTACTTTCTAGTTTAAAAGAAGATGATAGCGAATACTTGAGAAAGTCTGTAGGTAATGCTCTTAGAGATATAAGTAAAAAATATCCAGATTTAGTAAAAAAAGAATTAGATTCATGGGATATATCAAATAAAAAAGTTGAGTTTGTATATAAGCTTGCTTCAAAATGTATCTTGGCAAAGTAA
- the secG gene encoding preprotein translocase subunit SecG, translating to MSNILMGVQVVLGILLVISIMPQDSKNALPSEFGGEGSQAYFKPKGKQAFLARVTKITAVLFFINALALLIVKK from the coding sequence ATGAGCAACATTTTAATGGGTGTGCAAGTAGTACTAGGGATTTTACTAGTAATTAGCATAATGCCTCAAGATTCTAAGAATGCTTTACCTTCAGAATTTGGTGGAGAAGGAAGTCAAGCTTACTTTAAACCAAAAGGAAAACAAGCATTTCTTGCTAGAGTTACAAAGATAACAGCAGTATTATTTTTTATAAATGCATTGGCATTACTTATAGTTAAGAAGTAG
- a CDS encoding phosphoglycerate kinase: protein MSMLNKKTIEDIDVCGKKVLVRCDFNVPLQDGVITDENRLNGALPTIQYLISKGAKVILCSHLGKPKGEAKPELSLAPVAKRLSEMLGKEVVFAADDNVVGENAKKATEKMENGDVVLLENTRYRKEETKNEENFSKELASLAEIFVNDAFGTAHRAHCSTVGAGEFLQERVCGYLIQKELKFLGEAVANPVRPFTAILGGAKVSDKLAVINELLEKVDNLIIGGGMAYTFLKAQGYEVGTSLLEIDKVEYAKEMMEKAKNKGVNLLLPVDVVMADHFAPDATPIVTEDANVKEDYMGLDMGPKTIANFVKTIKESKTVVWNGPMGVFEFENFANGTLSVARAMAELTDATTVIGGGDSAAAVNQLGFGDKMTHVSTGGGASLEFLEGKELPGIAALDNK, encoded by the coding sequence ATGTCAATGCTTAACAAAAAAACTATAGAAGATATTGATGTGTGCGGAAAAAAAGTATTAGTAAGATGTGACTTTAATGTGCCATTACAAGATGGTGTAATTACTGATGAAAATAGATTGAACGGAGCTTTACCAACTATTCAATATTTAATTTCTAAAGGGGCAAAAGTTATATTATGCTCTCACTTAGGAAAGCCAAAAGGAGAAGCTAAACCAGAATTATCTTTAGCACCAGTAGCAAAGAGATTATCTGAGATGTTAGGAAAAGAAGTTGTATTTGCAGCAGACGATAATGTTGTAGGAGAAAATGCAAAGAAAGCAACTGAAAAAATGGAAAACGGAGATGTAGTATTATTAGAAAATACTAGATATAGAAAAGAAGAAACTAAAAACGAAGAGAATTTCTCTAAAGAACTAGCATCACTTGCTGAAATATTTGTAAATGATGCATTTGGAACTGCTCATAGAGCACATTGCTCAACAGTTGGTGCAGGCGAGTTTTTACAAGAGAGAGTTTGTGGATACTTAATTCAAAAAGAATTAAAATTCTTAGGAGAAGCTGTTGCAAACCCTGTAAGACCATTTACAGCTATACTTGGAGGAGCTAAAGTTTCTGATAAATTAGCTGTTATAAACGAATTATTAGAAAAAGTTGATAATCTAATAATAGGTGGAGGAATGGCTTATACATTCTTAAAAGCTCAGGGTTATGAAGTAGGAACTTCTTTACTTGAAATAGATAAAGTTGAATATGCTAAAGAAATGATGGAAAAAGCTAAGAATAAGGGTGTTAACTTATTATTACCAGTAGACGTTGTTATGGCAGACCACTTTGCACCAGATGCTACTCCAATAGTAACAGAAGATGCTAATGTAAAAGAAGATTACATGGGACTAGATATGGGACCTAAGACTATAGCAAACTTTGTAAAAACTATAAAAGAATCAAAAACTGTAGTATGGAATGGGCCAATGGGAGTATTTGAATTTGAAAACTTTGCAAATGGTACATTATCAGTAGCTAGAGCTATGGCAGAGTTGACTGATGCAACTACTGTAATTGGCGGTGGAGATAGTGCAGCAGCAGTTAATCAATTAGGATTTGGTGACAAGATGACTCACGTATCAACAGGTGGAGGAGCATCATTAGAATTTTTAGAAGGTAAAGAATTACCAGGTATTGCAGCATTAGATAATAAATAA
- a CDS encoding winged helix-turn-helix transcriptional regulator produces the protein MKLRDEYTCPLELTHDMIKGKWKSIILWRLRIGPTSLSKLEKEINGINQKMLLEQLKELIEFGLVDKKTYEGYPLKVEYSLTPIRGKQILDALAIMQDIGISFMLDNGMEDILKEKGVLK, from the coding sequence TTGAAACTTCGTGATGAGTATACTTGCCCATTAGAACTAACACATGATATGATAAAAGGCAAATGGAAATCTATTATATTATGGAGATTACGTATAGGACCAACTTCCTTATCAAAACTTGAAAAGGAAATCAATGGTATTAATCAAAAGATGTTACTTGAACAACTTAAAGAATTAATTGAATTTGGTCTTGTAGATAAAAAGACATATGAAGGTTACCCACTTAAAGTTGAATACTCACTTACACCTATTCGAGGGAAACAAATATTGGATGCTTTGGCTATAATGCAAGATATAGGAATTAGCTTTATGTTGGATAATGGTATGGAAGATATTCTTAAGGAAAAAGGTGTTTTAAAGTAA
- the tpiA gene encoding triose-phosphate isomerase, with the protein MRKPIIAGNWKMHKTIKEALEFVNEVKDKVNSDKVEAVICAPFTLLKDLKEATKGTNIKIGAQNMHFEEKGAFTGEVSPLMLKEIDMDYVVIGHSERRQYFNETDETVNKKVLKALEVGIDPILCVGETLEQREAGKTKDVCKVQVEKALENVLKDDLAKVVVAYEPIWAIGTGKTATAEDANDVISYIREVIKGLYGELANEVRIQYGGSVKPSNVAEIMGQSDIDGALVGGASLASNDYLDLVNF; encoded by the coding sequence ATGAGAAAACCTATAATTGCAGGAAACTGGAAAATGCATAAAACAATAAAAGAAGCTTTAGAATTTGTAAATGAAGTTAAAGATAAAGTAAATTCTGATAAAGTAGAAGCTGTTATATGTGCACCATTTACTTTATTAAAGGATTTAAAAGAAGCTACTAAGGGTACAAATATAAAGATAGGTGCTCAAAATATGCACTTTGAAGAAAAAGGAGCATTTACAGGAGAAGTTTCACCTCTTATGTTAAAAGAAATAGATATGGACTATGTTGTAATAGGACATTCAGAAAGAAGACAATACTTCAATGAAACTGATGAAACTGTAAACAAGAAAGTTTTAAAAGCATTAGAAGTAGGAATAGACCCAATATTATGTGTTGGAGAAACTTTAGAACAAAGAGAAGCTGGAAAAACTAAAGATGTTTGTAAAGTTCAAGTTGAAAAAGCTTTAGAAAATGTTCTTAAAGATGATTTAGCAAAAGTAGTTGTTGCATATGAGCCAATCTGGGCTATTGGAACTGGTAAAACTGCAACTGCTGAAGATGCTAATGACGTTATATCTTATATAAGAGAAGTTATAAAAGGATTATATGGAGAATTAGCTAATGAAGTTAGAATACAATACGGTGGAAGTGTTAAACCTTCAAATGTAGCCGAAATAATGGGTCAAAGTGATATAGATGGAGCTTTAGTAGGTGGAGCTAGTTTAGCTAGTAATGATTACCTAGACCTTGTTAATTTCTAA
- a CDS encoding YbhB/YbcL family Raf kinase inhibitor-like protein: MKVTSTGIVNGVIEDKYGKRGTQFNEGGMPTYSLPLKFEDAPKNTVSFAVFLEDKDSVPVCGFAWIHWLAVNITKDELNENESVTATDFVQGTTSWHGKLGGLDRLEASVYGGMAPPDRPHVYEIHVFALDTILDLEKGFYMNEFFKAIEGHVLDTFTLKGSYSN; encoded by the coding sequence ATGAAAGTAACTAGTACAGGTATAGTAAATGGTGTTATAGAAGATAAATACGGTAAAAGAGGAACTCAGTTCAATGAAGGTGGTATGCCTACATATTCACTACCTCTAAAGTTTGAAGATGCTCCAAAGAATACAGTATCCTTTGCTGTATTTTTAGAAGATAAAGACTCTGTTCCTGTATGTGGGTTTGCATGGATACATTGGTTAGCTGTAAATATAACAAAAGATGAGTTAAATGAAAATGAAAGTGTAACAGCTACTGATTTTGTACAAGGGACTACTAGTTGGCATGGTAAACTAGGAGGTCTTGACAGATTAGAGGCCAGTGTATATGGTGGAATGGCTCCTCCAGACAGACCTCATGTCTATGAAATACATGTATTTGCACTTGATACTATCCTTGACCTTGAAAAAGGATTCTATATGAATGAATTTTTCAAAGCTATTGAAGGGCATGTTTTAGATACATTTACACTAAAAGGAAGTTATTCTAATTAA
- the gpmI gene encoding 2,3-bisphosphoglycerate-independent phosphoglycerate mutase: protein MKKPVALIIMDGFGYNKDVKGNAIAESKTPNLDRIKKEYPNTLINASGLDVGLPDGQMGNSEVGHTNIGAGRIVYQDLTRITKSIKDGDFFTNKVLCEAMDNAKENSLHVMGLLSDGGVHSHIDHLKAIIKMAKDKGVQKVYVHAFTDGRDTDPQSALEYAKEVQVSMDEIGVGEFATVSGRYYAMDRDKRWERVELAYNAMVRGIGEKANSIEEAIQNSYDDGKNDEFIMPTVIMKDDKPVGSIKENDSIIFFNFRPDRARQITRALVCEEFDGFKREDIKNFFVCLTEYDITIENVHIAFGPQSLANTLGEYLAKNGKTQLRAAETEKYAHVTFFFNGGVEEPNKGEERLLIPSPKVATYDLKPEMSAYELTDKALDKLGEDKFDFIVLNFANPDMVGHTGSIEAAIKAVETVDTCVGKLIDKIVELGGSAIITADHGNAEYMLDPETGKTVTAHSINPVPFIVVGQEYESAKLLDGGRLSDIAPTVLDMMKLEKPEEMTGHSLISK, encoded by the coding sequence ATGAAAAAACCAGTTGCTTTAATTATTATGGACGGGTTTGGATACAATAAGGATGTTAAGGGAAATGCAATTGCTGAGTCCAAAACTCCTAATTTAGATAGAATAAAAAAAGAGTATCCAAACACATTGATAAATGCTAGTGGTCTTGATGTTGGTCTACCTGATGGTCAAATGGGAAATTCAGAAGTTGGACACACTAACATAGGTGCAGGTAGAATAGTATATCAAGATTTAACTAGAATAACAAAATCTATAAAAGATGGTGACTTTTTTACTAATAAAGTTTTATGTGAAGCAATGGATAATGCAAAAGAAAACTCTCTTCATGTAATGGGACTTTTGTCTGATGGAGGAGTACATTCACATATAGACCATCTTAAGGCTATAATCAAAATGGCAAAAGATAAAGGCGTACAAAAGGTGTATGTTCACGCATTTACTGATGGTAGAGATACTGACCCTCAAAGTGCATTAGAATATGCCAAAGAAGTACAAGTTAGTATGGATGAAATTGGAGTAGGTGAATTTGCTACAGTTTCTGGTAGATACTACGCTATGGATAGAGATAAGAGATGGGAAAGAGTAGAACTTGCATACAATGCCATGGTTAGAGGTATTGGTGAAAAAGCAAATTCTATTGAGGAAGCTATTCAAAACTCTTATGATGATGGAAAAAATGATGAGTTTATAATGCCAACAGTTATTATGAAAGATGATAAACCAGTTGGAAGTATAAAGGAAAATGATTCAATTATATTCTTCAACTTTAGACCAGATAGAGCTAGACAAATAACTAGAGCTTTAGTTTGTGAAGAGTTTGATGGATTTAAAAGAGAAGATATTAAAAACTTCTTTGTATGCTTAACAGAGTACGATATAACTATAGAGAATGTGCATATAGCATTTGGACCTCAATCTTTAGCCAACACTCTAGGTGAGTATCTAGCTAAAAATGGAAAAACTCAACTTAGAGCTGCTGAAACTGAAAAGTATGCACATGTAACTTTCTTCTTCAATGGTGGAGTAGAAGAGCCAAATAAAGGTGAAGAAAGACTATTGATACCTTCTCCAAAGGTTGCAACTTATGATTTAAAACCAGAAATGTCAGCATATGAATTGACAGATAAAGCTTTAGATAAACTAGGAGAAGATAAGTTTGACTTTATAGTATTAAACTTTGCAAATCCTGATATGGTAGGTCATACAGGAAGTATAGAAGCGGCTATAAAGGCTGTTGAAACTGTAGATACTTGTGTAGGAAAATTGATAGATAAAATAGTAGAGTTAGGTGGAAGTGCAATAATAACTGCTGACCACGGAAATGCTGAATATATGTTAGACCCAGAAACAGGAAAAACTGTAACGGCTCACTCTATTAATCCAGTACCATTTATTGTAGTTGGTCAAGAATATGAAAGTGCAAAATTATTGGATGGAGGAAGATTATCTGATATAGCACCGACTGTTTTAGATATGATGAAGTTAGAAAAGCCAGAAGAAATGACTGGTCATTCACTTATTTCAAAATAG
- a CDS encoding sugar-binding transcriptional regulator, translated as MKNLLEIQKKLIPQAIELMERRYSILRQISLSEPIGRRTLSNVLEISERIIRSETEFLKEQGLIDVAVSGMTITKEGSDLLDKLKDIMSDIMGLSKLQDRVREKLGIKRVILVPGSCDENGSLLKDVTRYGCEYFLGILKDGDIVSITGGSTMLEFSNVIKTDKRYPNSTIVPARGSMGTDVEMQSNNIVASISKKLHSNCKLLHIPDELDESAMKTLSQVPEIKTTLEYIKRTDILVFSIGRADVMAKRRKLPEDKVDEILSKNAVGEAFGYYFNKDGEIVYKLNTVGIDLETVKQVKETIAIFAGTEKVEALLAISNMHKNMVLVTDEESAYKILSLL; from the coding sequence ATGAAGAACTTATTAGAAATTCAAAAGAAATTGATTCCACAGGCAATTGAACTTATGGAAAGAAGATACTCTATTTTAAGACAAATATCTTTAAGTGAACCAATAGGTAGGAGAACATTATCAAATGTATTAGAGATTAGTGAAAGAATAATCAGGTCAGAAACTGAGTTTTTAAAAGAACAAGGACTTATAGACGTAGCTGTATCTGGGATGACTATCACTAAAGAAGGTTCTGATTTGTTAGATAAACTTAAGGACATCATGAGTGACATCATGGGATTGTCTAAGTTACAAGATAGAGTCAGAGAAAAGCTTGGAATAAAAAGGGTAATATTAGTTCCTGGAAGCTGTGATGAAAATGGAAGTTTACTAAAAGATGTAACTAGATATGGATGCGAATATTTCTTAGGCATTTTAAAAGATGGAGATATCGTTTCAATAACAGGAGGAAGCACTATGTTGGAGTTTTCAAACGTTATTAAAACTGATAAGAGATATCCAAACTCTACAATAGTTCCAGCTAGAGGAAGTATGGGAACTGATGTAGAGATGCAATCTAACAATATAGTTGCTTCAATAAGTAAGAAATTACATTCTAATTGCAAACTTTTACATATACCAGATGAGTTGGATGAAAGTGCAATGAAAACTCTTAGCCAAGTGCCAGAGATTAAGACAACTTTGGAGTATATTAAAAGAACAGACATTTTAGTTTTTAGTATAGGTAGAGCAGATGTCATGGCAAAGAGAAGAAAACTTCCAGAAGACAAGGTTGATGAGATATTATCTAAAAATGCAGTTGGAGAAGCATTTGGATATTATTTCAACAAAGATGGAGAAATAGTTTACAAACTGAACACTGTTGGAATTGATTTAGAAACAGTTAAACAAGTAAAAGAAACTATTGCAATCTTTGCAGGGACTGAAAAAGTAGAAGCCTTATTAGCTATATCAAATATGCATAAAAACATGGTTCTTGTAACAGATGAAGAAAGTGCTTATAAGATATTGTCATTATTATAA
- the gap gene encoding type I glyceraldehyde-3-phosphate dehydrogenase — translation MVKVAINGFGRIGRLALRKMMEQQDKFEVVAINDLTDAKMLAHLFKYDTAQGRFNGEIEVKEGAFVVNGKEIKVTAERNPADLPWAELGVDIVLECTGFFTSKDKAEAHIQAGAKKVVISAPATGDLKTIVFNTNSDILDGSETVISGASCTTNCLAPMAKVLNDKYGIEKGLMTTIHAYTNDQNTLDGPHPKGDLRRARAAAGNIVPNTTGAAKAIGLVIPSLKGKLDGAAQRVPVVTGSITELVCTLGKNVTVEEINAAMKEASNESFGYTEEMLVSSDIIGISYGSLFDATQTKVMEVDGKQLVKVVSWYDNEMSYTSQLIRTLGYFAQLAK, via the coding sequence ATGGTTAAAGTAGCTATAAATGGATTTGGAAGAATAGGAAGATTAGCATTAAGAAAAATGATGGAGCAACAAGATAAGTTCGAAGTTGTTGCAATAAACGACTTAACAGACGCTAAAATGTTAGCTCATTTATTTAAATATGATACAGCTCAAGGAAGATTTAACGGAGAAATAGAAGTTAAAGAAGGTGCTTTTGTAGTAAACGGAAAAGAAATAAAAGTAACAGCAGAAAGAAATCCTGCTGACCTACCATGGGCTGAATTAGGAGTAGATATAGTATTAGAATGTACAGGATTCTTTACATCTAAAGATAAAGCTGAAGCTCATATACAAGCAGGGGCTAAGAAAGTTGTTATATCTGCACCAGCTACTGGAGATTTAAAAACAATAGTATTCAACACAAACAGTGACATATTAGATGGTTCTGAAACAGTTATATCAGGAGCTTCTTGTACTACTAACTGTTTAGCTCCAATGGCTAAAGTATTAAATGATAAATACGGTATAGAAAAAGGATTAATGACTACTATACATGCATACACTAATGACCAAAATACTTTAGATGGTCCTCATCCAAAAGGTGATTTAAGAAGAGCTAGAGCTGCTGCTGGAAACATAGTTCCAAACACTACAGGAGCTGCAAAAGCAATAGGCTTAGTAATACCTTCATTAAAAGGAAAATTAGATGGGGCAGCACAAAGAGTACCAGTTGTAACTGGTTCAATAACTGAATTAGTTTGTACATTAGGAAAAAATGTTACAGTTGAAGAAATAAATGCAGCTATGAAAGAAGCTTCAAACGAATCTTTCGGATATACTGAAGAAATGTTAGTATCTTCTGACATAATCGGAATAAGCTACGGTTCATTATTTGACGCTACTCAAACAAAAGTTATGGAAGTAGATGGAAAACAATTAGTTAAAGTTGTTTCTTGGTATGATAATGAAATGTCTTATACTTCTCAATTAATAAGAACTTTAGGATACTTTGCACAATTAGCAAAATAG